A window of Martelella mediterranea DSM 17316 contains these coding sequences:
- a CDS encoding ROK family protein, which translates to MSANSRAAFEGLGNTQAAVMRYLRRKHAAARAEIAALCGVTPAAVSMLTRDLIGRGIVVEGARRQSGRGAPHVDLMLNPLIGYALGAHANRFSVTLTLLDFGGSMVDELQLPGSYDAFADVQSGIEKGKAALLDRNGIAADQLLGAGIAMPTRFRQGASFLDLAEEVISWAGPDMSTSLSAVLGCPVAIENDANAAAIGELSLGNSAGHENFVYLYLSEGIGSGIIIDKQLYRGNLGNAGEIGALRARGLSRPTFDDLAGWCAKRVGETPGGRSSESWTNYLRDNRAVLDQWLERAGPETARLGFAISAILAPSAIYIGGTLPRLVREDLVRWLDFVRSDPFEGARVVQPEILLPEVSATDAVAFGAAAMILHNLAAMG; encoded by the coding sequence GTGTCAGCAAACAGCCGCGCCGCCTTTGAGGGCCTCGGGAATACCCAGGCCGCCGTCATGCGCTATCTTCGCCGCAAACATGCCGCCGCGCGCGCCGAAATCGCCGCCTTGTGTGGCGTGACGCCGGCGGCGGTCAGCATGCTCACGCGCGATCTCATCGGCCGCGGTATCGTGGTGGAAGGCGCACGGCGCCAGAGCGGCCGGGGCGCGCCGCATGTCGACCTCATGCTCAATCCCCTGATCGGCTACGCCCTCGGCGCGCATGCCAATCGGTTCTCGGTAACCCTGACCCTGCTCGATTTCGGCGGCAGCATGGTGGACGAGCTGCAACTGCCGGGCAGCTACGACGCCTTCGCGGATGTTCAGTCGGGGATCGAAAAGGGCAAGGCGGCATTGCTCGACCGCAACGGGATCGCGGCGGATCAGTTGCTCGGCGCGGGCATTGCCATGCCGACGCGGTTCCGGCAGGGAGCGTCCTTTCTCGATCTTGCGGAAGAGGTGATTTCCTGGGCCGGACCTGACATGAGCACCTCCCTCAGCGCGGTGCTTGGCTGTCCCGTCGCGATCGAAAATGATGCGAACGCCGCCGCGATCGGGGAGCTTTCGCTCGGCAACAGCGCCGGCCACGAGAATTTTGTCTATCTCTATCTTTCCGAGGGCATCGGCAGCGGCATCATCATCGACAAGCAGCTCTATCGCGGCAATCTCGGCAATGCCGGCGAGATCGGCGCGTTGCGCGCGCGCGGATTGTCGCGACCGACATTCGACGATCTCGCCGGATGGTGCGCGAAAAGGGTCGGCGAAACGCCCGGCGGCAGATCGTCAGAATCGTGGACCAACTATCTGCGCGACAACCGCGCCGTGCTCGATCAATGGCTTGAACGCGCCGGCCCGGAAACCGCAAGGCTGGGTTTCGCCATCAGCGCCATCCTTGCCCCCTCCGCCATCTATATCGGCGGAACGCTGCCGCGCCTGGTGCGCGAAGACCTAGTGCGATGGCTGGATTTCGTCAGGTCCGATCCGTTCGAAGGCGCGCGCGTGGTCCAGCCGGAGATATTACTGCCGGAAGTCTCGGCAACCGACGCCGTCGCCTTCGGCGCCGCCGCGATGATCCTGCATAATCTCGCGGCGATGGGCTGA